The nucleotide sequence AGCGTAGACCATGGTCGTAGAGGTTAGCcgcagctaacatgctaacagcAGGAGCGGGGCTGCCCGGAGGAGCGGCTGCTTCATGTGAGGGACACCAGGCATGCTCACAGCGCATCTAGCCGGAAGATCCTTGCTTCGACCGGGACTGCAGCAGCTCGGGGTCCAGTGGAGGCGTCTCTGTGCGGCGCAGAGTGGCCGGGGTCCGGACACACTTCAGCAGGAAGACATGAACCGGAGCCGGGCTCAGATCAAGCGGGTCCTCTGCGTAGCCGAGAAGAACGATGCAGCCAAGGGCATCTCAGAGATCATGTCCGGCGGCAGAGCCCGGAGGGTCAGTGTCTGTGTTACTGAAACCACGGGTCGATGGACACAATGATTGGGCAAATAGTCTTTAATCAGTGTTATCTGTGTTTGTAAATGACGTGAGAATATGATTCTCCTCGGTTTCGTTTGTTGTTGAGCTCTATAAACTTGTTATGGACAGTTTCAACCTCTGTTTTGATCCAATCAGCAGGTTCATCAGAAATGCTGAAGCCCTAAATCAGTGGATGGTCATGGATCAGTCTCTGTGTTCTAGTGTCAGTCTGTGGTCCCTTCAAGACACAGTAACTTACAGTTACAGCTGATCTATTATACAACATCCAATTACATGACACGGCATGAAACTTTATCTTATGTTCGCTGAGTCTGGTGATCCACAAAGAGGATATAGAAAATCTGCTGTTTGTCTCAGTCCTCTCACTCTGTGGTAATGACCTGGATATCTTTTGGTTTTAGACAGTTGGTCAAACATCATGAACATTAAACTTGATGTTAAATTAGTCTTTAACTTTGGGAAACTTCAATTAAACATTTACAGACACTTTGTAGACAACAAAGTAAAGACATTTTTGGGGGGGCTATAAATTAGGAAGTTGTTTATGGATGCTTGATCTAGGTGGGAGTCTGTTTTGTATTGATTGGATTATTTCTTTTCAGAGGGAAGGAATgtcaaagtttaataaaatctaCGAGTATGAATATCATCTCTTTGGTCAGGTAAGTGGATACACAGAAATAATTGATTATCCACACGTGTCTGTTCTttagtgttttttctgtttttgattttgtcGGTGTTGTTCTGTCTCCTACTCCAGAATGTCTCAGTATCAATGACTTCAGTATCTGGTCATTTACTGGGTCTGGAGTTTAAAGCGCCGTTCCAGAAATGGTAATTTAAACTTGAATTATTTTTGTACATTCAGCACCTAACAGTGTTTTAACaattaatcatattttaatattttctctccAAAGGCACAGTTGTAATCCCCAGCTGTTATTTGACGCTGAGGTAGAGAAGTACTGTCCAGATAACATGATACAAATCAAGGTATGGTCATTTGCTGTCTGGGTGATTATGTTTGAGCACTGGTACCTTTTGACATTTGAACAAGGCACatctttattgtatttctttgtaAATTTATACGCtacacatttattaatttcaatTGTGTGATAGGCTCAGATAATTGTAATCTCtttcacaaagaaagaaaacaacttaaaatatttttaggACTCATCTGTTCATCAAaccccttttttctcttctcccctttcgtctgtctctttctgtctctgtagcGGACTCTGGAGAAAGAGGTGAGGCAGTGCCAGGCCTTAGTCATCTGGACTGAttgtgacagagagggagaaaacatTGGCTTTGAAATCATAGACGTCTGTAAAGCAGGTATGTCAATaacatgtctgttgtttttgtgtcatgaTCTCTCCATGTTTCTGTGACTGTGTTTAAAGCCAGGGAATAACAGTTTCATTTGTTCATAACTATCCCctgatggtgtgtgtttttcagtgaaacACAATTTACAAGTCTTTCGGGCAAAGTTTTCTGAGATTACCCCCAACTCCATTCAGAGAGCTTGTGAAACTCTGACAGAGCCGGATGCTAACATCAGTGATGCTGTTGATGTCCGTCAGGAGCTCGACCTGCGGATAGGTAAGGTAGTACTCCACACACAAGCGCATGAGACAAATATTCTTTCAGGTGTATGTGATGGCTCAACAGATTATGGTTTGTCAAAcataatcattatttttttgtctttgtctgtgattTCAGGAGAATGTCTGAAGTTCAGTTCATCTCTGAAAGTACGGTTAACATGATCCCATCCACTCTTGTGTGCTCATCTTCTGCAGGTGCATCCTTCACTAGATTCCAGACACTTCGCCTTCAGAAGATCTTTCCGGAGTCTCTTGCCAATCAGCTGATCTCATATGGCAGCTGTCAGTTTCCCACTCTGGGCTTCGTGGTGGAGCGTTTCAAAGCCATCCAGGCATTTATACCGGAGACGTTCTACAAAATCAAAGGTAGAAATGTATCCATACACAGGCCCTCAAATCAAATGCAGAGACAAGTGTTGAGGTTTTAACtgagttttttttgtgtcagtgcTCCATGAAGTTGAGGAGGACACTGTCGAGTTCAACTGGAAAAGAAACCGTCTCTTCAACCACACAGCTTGCCTGGTGCTTTACCAGATCTGCATGGAGGTACggctgtttgcatgtgtatgaTTCATACTGTGTACACTGACGTGTCCGACAGTGAATGTGTGCACAGTCATGGGCTCTCACGGAAGCTAGTAAGCTTTATAAGTCGGCTGATGTTGCTCATGTCGACTCTGTCTTTAGAATTTTTTAAGTGGCAAATTTGAGATTGTGTTGTTAACGACGAGGGTCCGTACTCTTGAAACTCATAAGTGTGGTAAACACAGTCCTGTTATTGACTTTGTCACATACCTGAATGTACCACTTGTACCACTTTCACTAGtgatctgtttttctgtttctcatcaCTCATTCCTTTAGGGAGTTTTGGTTTATTCTCGTTATGCGTTAATGAGCTAATGTGAGTTTCCATTAGGCCTAGTTTTAAGTGACAGTCATTTTGCACATTGGTGTTTAGTTTTGGTCAGTGTCAGTGCAAGTTGTTTAATAATCGCTTGTTTGTTGGTCCATCTTTTGTCTCTGTTACTGGAAGCAGGACGGAGGTGTCGTCTGAATCTATGACTgtcactgaaaaacatttacaccCAGTGTTTGTTTGCCAAGATGCTCACAGTTATTCAGCTGGTAATTATCACTTAGCTAGTTGTTTGTTAccatataaatgtaaaatgacataaaacatgtggaagtaaaaaaaaaaactttgcctAAATTTTGCTCTTACATAACAGGTGGAAAATATattcacactgaaacacagcaaCAGCAAAGCAACACAGGAGAAGTCATTTATAAACACTGATGTGGTCATCTGATCatacaaatgatttatttaatataaagcaAAAAGACTGATGATTGTTGTTTAGGGAGAAATGATTTGTGCACTTGAAAAACAGAcaactgtgttttgtgtgtttgtatgtgtgtgtgtttgtggtctgTGCTGAAAGTGCACACATGTGGAATCGTTCCTCTCCCCACAGCTGTTACCTCCGTAGGACACGGcagaaaatttaaattcaaatgtgcTTTCAACCTGCCTGAATAAACTGGGCTGCAAACCACGTATGTGAAAAGCTACACACAAGAAAATAATCTTACTCATTTCCAGGATCCCATAGCAACAGTCACCTCAGTAACCAGCAAACCCAAGAGCAAGTGGAGACCGCTGCCTTTGGACACTGTGGTAAGAATATAACGCCATACACAAACATGTGCTGCATGTAAAGTGTATGTAGCTGTACTCAAGCATGAGAGACAGATCAAGTTTATTCAGCTCCAGTGTCCTGggtctcatctcatctccttTTATGAACCGACGTTAACATTTTATCTGACAGGAAATGGAGAAACTGGCGTCTCGGAAGTTAAGGATAAATGCCAAAGAGACCATGAAAATTGCAGAAAAACTCTATACTCAAGGGTGAGTGTAAGAGTTATCATAAGAGTTGAACAAGCATAATTTTTATGTAATGCACATTCGGCACATGGTGTCCTTAAGTGTAGTTCTGGTCCAACCATGTTAAATCCGGTGTTTCACTTGAACTTGTTTCAGTCAGGAAGCTGCCTTGAAGCCTCTTTTAttaaagtgtctgtgtgtcagtgaaaaGGTCACTTGTACTTTTAGTTCAGCAGGTTTTAAAACCACCTTAAAGCCGTTCCTATTTCTGTACATCCATCTGGCAGTTGATGTGTTTAATAGATGCTTCACCAGCAATATCAAACTTCTTTGCGTGTTTACTCATGTGCTTTTCAGGTTTATCAGTTACCCCCGCACTGAGACAAACATTTTTCCTGCAAACCTGGATCTCAGCCCCCtggtggagctgcagacacagagcCAAGCCTGGGGGACGTTCGCCCAGCGGGTGCTCGACCAGCCTGGGGGTCCCAACCCACGACAGGGCAAGAAATCTGACCAAGCCCACCCCCCCATACACCCTACCAAGTTCTCCCATACACTGCAGGTATGAAAATGGAGATCAGTTTGTGCATATATCAttcatgtgtctgtgatgtttATAGGCTTTCTATAAACGTCACATCAAGTAAGTTCCTTCTGTACGCAACCAGTCCCTGTACGATATGTACGGGAAACAATGGGCTCAAAAATATCAATTTAAGATTAATTCACCTTTCTCATAAGTAAAAGAAATGCGCCTTATTtagacacacatagacacagacaTTGAATCTGTGAAGTAAcgattttctctttcttcttgtgTCCAGGGCAACGAAGGACGTATTTATGAGTTCATTGTCCGGCACTTCCTTGCCTGTGTGTCCCAAGATGCTCAGGGGCAGGAGACAGTGGTGGACATAGATATAGCCCAGGAGAAGTTCTCCACCTCGGGACTCATGATCATTGCAAGGAACTACCTGGATGTTTACCCGTATGACAAGTGGAGTGCCAAGgtaggatgtgtgtgtgtgtgtgtgtgtgtgtgtgtgtgtgtgtgtgtgtgtgtgtgtgtgtgtgtgtgtgtgtgtgtgtgctcattttGACTTTGTTACAAAACAAGTAAAAAGAGGAGGTGAGTTCCAACTAGACAAACTTTTGTTACTGTTAAACATGCAACAATTATTtattaaacatgaataaaactttaatacattACCTCGTTCGCTAAGACAACATTCCCATGATGCCTTTCTGCTTCACGATGTTATCAAACTACATCTTTCCAGCTGATTCCTGTGTTAAAGCTTTGTTGTACATCCACTTTGTGTGTTCCAGGTGATTCCGGTGTACGAGAACGGCTCCCAGTTCCAGCCCTCTGCTATTGAGATGGTGGACGGACAGACGAGTCCTCCGCAGCTCCTCTCTGAAGCCGACCTCATATCACTGATGGAGAAGCACGGCattggtaaacacacacacattcagtctaGACACAACTTAGTCAACACAGACAGTTTGTTCAAGATGAACTGTTTTGTGTGTCATGGAAACTCAGATGTGTTAAACTGTGTATCACAGGCACAGATGCGACCCATGCAGATCACATTGAGACGATCAAGAGTCGCATGTACGTGGGTTTGACAGCTgaccagaggtttctccctggaGAGCTCGGCATGGGGCTGGTGGAGGGTAAGtgcacacaacacaatacaTTCTACAATATGCTCTGGGCTTTATACATAGTGTTATCAACTATAATGCAAGTATTtacgtgtgtttgtttgtttaggtTACAATTCCATGGGCTATGAGATGTCTAAACCAAACCTGCGTGCTGAGCTGGAGGCAGATCTCAAGCTGGTATCCGAGGGCACGAAGGACAAACGGGGCGTTCTGCTGCAACACATCCAGAAATACAAGACTGTCTTCATTGAGTCTGTCAGGAAGGCAAAGAAGTAAGTCGCACTCAATGAGATTTATTGAAATCATGTCATATACTGAATAGTTGCACCTCGGCTGTAATCATTTCAGACTGCTGGTAGGAAATTATTGTCTGTTGTCGCCTCAGGTTAGACGAAGCCCTGACGCCATATCTGGGTGCAGCTCAGGAGATCACTGAAGCCGAGCAGCAGGACATGGAGATCCCGCTCCCTGTCAGGAAATGCCCTCACTGTAGTCGGGACATGGTGCTgaaaaagaagagggagggaaaCGGGTGAGGCGAGACATGTTGCTTAAAACCATATTACTGATTCTTTATAATAAATTGAGTTTTAGATGCTCTCTGTCTAAAACTCTGAAGTTTACAGAAGGTCTTACTTTCCCCTTTAACTCTTTCTGCGTCCTCTCTGCTGTCCCGTcccttcctctgtgtctccGTCCCCCTGCAGTAAGTACCTGTCCTGCGTGGGTTTCCCAGCCTGTAAGACAGCGGTGTGGTTCCCCGACACAGTGCTGGAGGTCAGCAGAGACGACAGCATTTGTCCCACCTGTCAGCCACGCCCCGTTCACATGTAAGTATTTCATTGGTTAATGCACAAATCTGAACATGGCGCCATTTTCTGAATGATAACGTCTCGTACAAAGAATGTGAGAGATTCCTTTTCTCCTTTGTTCCTCAGTAACTTCACCTCTTCTCAGTGCTCActttgtgaacacacacattatactTGTTATATTATTGATGAGCGTATGTGGGAGCTCCGAGGAAATCTGTGAGCTGTTTTACTGTCAGCTCTCCACCACGGATGAAGTTTCTTCATCAGCACAAGAAACTCGTCGAAGTACTTGTTTACACAAGTGGGCGTTAACCCCTTGAGCACGTGCCTCAGCTCAGTCCAAATATAGGGCGCGCTCACCAGCAGCGAGCCAAAGTGCCCCGTATCAGCATCCGTTACCATAGCTACCAGTCTTGTACAGGGCTCAAAGTTGAACTACAGCACTTACTCAAAAACAGCGTCTCTTTTCACATCAGTTAGTGCAGAGATAAACTGTTGCttgctgctgccatcttgctgGTCACCACGGCAACTTGATGTAATATCCCAGCGTTTATCTCACGGATTCCTGCATCCCTGTGTTTAATGATGGTACAGTTGTTTATTAGCCTTGTTCAAATAGTGATGTTTTGTTAACTAACAGTAAAGGAAGATATGGTGCCGAAAATAAAATCAGCATGAGgatgaaacatgttttgcaGCATCACATAGGATGTTCGTGGCTTATTCGGTTCAGTTAAATATCTTTTCTGTCAATTGATTTACTCTTTATTTTAACAAACAATGTGTGAAATAAGCGATCGGTGCCATCTCGGTCAcaaaatgagggaaaaaaagctgtCATCTTACATTCAAGCCAATTGAAGGTCATGAGGGGGATTTTTTTCATGACAAATCTTTTGAATATGGACTGTTGAGGAACACAGAAGAGTTTCAGGGGGCGTGATAAACTACTAATATCACCTTAGATAGAAATGTGGGCTCCttcattctattctattccTCACATCTTTGAGCCTCAGAGTCTTGAAGTGTCTTCCTTCAAGTTTTGGCAGTTACACTTTCATATGTTCCGGTGTTT is from Paralichthys olivaceus isolate ysfri-2021 chromosome 5, ASM2471397v2, whole genome shotgun sequence and encodes:
- the top3a gene encoding DNA topoisomerase 3-alpha; translated protein: MLTAHLAGRSLLRPGLQQLGVQWRRLCAAQSGRGPDTLQQEDMNRSRAQIKRVLCVAEKNDAAKGISEIMSGGRARRREGMSKFNKIYEYEYHLFGQNVSVSMTSVSGHLLGLEFKAPFQKWHSCNPQLLFDAEVEKYCPDNMIQIKRTLEKEVRQCQALVIWTDCDREGENIGFEIIDVCKAVKHNLQVFRAKFSEITPNSIQRACETLTEPDANISDAVDVRQELDLRIGASFTRFQTLRLQKIFPESLANQLISYGSCQFPTLGFVVERFKAIQAFIPETFYKIKVLHEVEEDTVEFNWKRNRLFNHTACLVLYQICMEDPIATVTSVTSKPKSKWRPLPLDTVEMEKLASRKLRINAKETMKIAEKLYTQGFISYPRTETNIFPANLDLSPLVELQTQSQAWGTFAQRVLDQPGGPNPRQGKKSDQAHPPIHPTKFSHTLQGNEGRIYEFIVRHFLACVSQDAQGQETVVDIDIAQEKFSTSGLMIIARNYLDVYPYDKWSAKVIPVYENGSQFQPSAIEMVDGQTSPPQLLSEADLISLMEKHGIGTDATHADHIETIKSRMYVGLTADQRFLPGELGMGLVEGYNSMGYEMSKPNLRAELEADLKLVSEGTKDKRGVLLQHIQKYKTVFIESVRKAKKLDEALTPYLGAAQEITEAEQQDMEIPLPVRKCPHCSRDMVLKKKREGNGKYLSCVGFPACKTAVWFPDTVLEVSRDDSICPTCQPRPVHMLRLKFRRGSLPPMMPLEFVGCIGGCDETLREVLDLKYLRAGGGGGGGDGGVMGGGRDGGGVGGVGRRGGGGGGRGPPAPRPPRPDQPRPPRSNPQPSFPPAPSWTPQPRSPPGGGGSGDPNRDAIVCNCGQDALLLTVRKDGPNQGRQFYKCNAGSCNFFLWADQPNQPEALQSRGPPRPLPAPNTSQPPRPSMGFRNTFGGGQEQEGGAGGQVGQTMCNCNETAVTRTVQKDGPNKGRMFHTCGKPREQQCGFFQWADENTPPPGSFGGGFNGGGDRGDGGERGRKKMGATNPSKPPAAKKPRSCGICHMPGHTRVTCPQR